The DNA window TTCACGGAGGCGAACCAACGGGTCGACGGCTACGACGTCCGGTTCTTCTCCCACGACGGACGCGACGTCGTCACCTCCATGGGCTTGCGCGTCGGCGTGGACGCAGCCGCGGCGGACAGCGGCCCGCTCGACCTCGTGATCGTCCCCGGGAGCGAGTCGGCCCCGCAGGTGTACCGACCGGACGAAGTGCAGGCCGCGGTCCGGCTCCTCGCGTCGCGCGCAGACCGGGTGGCCTCGATCTGCAGCGGCGCGTTCGCCCTCGCGGTCACGGGGCTCCTCGACGGCAAATCGGCGACGACCCACTGGAAGTTCACCGGTGCTCTCGCAGCCGCCTACCCGTCGATCGACGTGCGACCGGACTCGATCTTCGTCCGCGACGGCGACACCTACTCGTCCGCCGGGGTCGCCGCCGGGATCGACCTCGCGCTCGCCATCGTGGAGGAGGACCACGGCGCGGACGTCGCACGGTCCATCGCCCAGCTGCTGCTCGTCTACATGCGGCGCTCCGGCGGACAGTCGCAGTTCTCCGCCTCGGTCCGGGCGAAGCCGGCGCGCACCTCGATCGCGAAGGCCGTCGCCGACTACATCCACGGCGACCCCACCCGGGCGGGCTCGCTCGCCGACATCGCCGCCCACGCGAACGTCGGCGTCCGCCACCTCAACCGGGTCATCCGCGACGAACTCGGCATGACGCCGATCCAATACGTGGGATCGCTCCGGCTCGACGTCGCGCTCGGCATGCTGGAGGCCGGCGACACCGTGGGCGAGGTGGCCGCCGCCGCCGGGTATGCCAGCCCGATCGCGTTCCGTCGCGCGTTCGCCGCCCGCTACAACACGACACCCTCGGAGTATCAGCGGCGGTTCCGGACGACCGGGGCCGGAGCGGTCGAAACGTCCCTCCCGTCCCGGGCCGGCGCAGCAGCCGACGCCGGTTCGCCGCTCCAGCGCTCGCCGCGCTAGCGGATCGCGATGGCCGCTTCGGGCGTCACGACCCGGAAGCTGAACGACTCCTCGAGGTAGAGACTGACCGAGTCCGCGGTGTGCGCCGCATACCCGAGGGCGATGTCCTGGCCGGACTCGAAGAGGAAGTCGCCACCGCGGCGGCTGATGACGACGGCGCCTTCGATGCCCGGTGTCCACACGATGCCGCCGCCGAGGATCGATTCCAGGTGGGACGAGAGCCGTGCGCCACCCGCGTCGTTCCCACCCGCGACCGACACCCAGCCGGGCGTGTCCACGGCCAGCGCGTACGGGCCGCCAATTCCGGCGCGGGCGAGCGTCTCCACGGCTGCCGCGACCACCTGGGCGAAGCGGGTGGGATCGTCCTCACGTGGCAACGGCTGGTGCGGCGAGGCCGCCGAGATCCCCGTGTACCCCGCCGCAGGCCACTCGGCGAGGATCGCCGTGTTCTCGACGGTCGAGAGGCTCGTGACCGCGTCGTCGAGCGGCGAGAGGTCCACGTCGAGCGCGCCCCTGGCGGCACTGTCGAGTTCGCCGCGGGAGAGGACGAAGTCGGCGCGCACCTCGGTCAGCGGGAGGACGGTGCGTCGGCGGGCGATCACCCCGTCGAGCGGGGCGTCGACGACCGCGCCGACGCGCCCCACGTCGGTGCTCGAGTGCTCCCAGCCGAGCGGCCCGGCGAAGTCGACGACGCGCCGACCACCGAGGACCGGGGTCAGTCTCGTGCGCGCTTCATCGTCGAGCATCTGCCAGGTCTCGGCGGTGATCGGGGCGAGGTGGCGGAAGAGGTGGTTCATGACGTCGTCCTGTCGTCGGCCGGGCGGAGCGACCCGAGGCCGAGTGAGCCGTCGGCCGGCGGTGTCGCGGGGGTGTCGGTGGTGGTGGTCGGCGCGTCGGGCACGGCCGGGTCCGGGTCGTCGTCCATCGCCTCGAGGAACGCGGCGCTGGGTGCGAAGAACACCGAACCGGTCTGCGCGGTCGAGAAGTCGAGGAGCCGGTCGTGCAGGCCGGGAGGATCGCCGACGAACATCCGCTGCAGCATCCGTTCGATGACCCACAGCCGCCGGGCGTACCCGATGAAGTACGTGCCGAACTCGCCGTGGGCCGGGCTGCCGAACGGCATGTTGTCCCGGAGGATGTCGTGTTCGGCGCCGTCCACCACGATCGTCGACAGGGTCTTGTGCGACTTCTGGCCGGTCTCGGCGTCGTCGAGCTCGATGTTCTCGGCCTTCGTGCGACCGATGATCGCCTCCTGCTGCTCGGTCGTGAGCGCACGCCAGCGATCCAAGGGGTGCGTGTACTTCTGCACGACGACATAGCTGCCGCCTGCGAACGCGGGATCCTCGTCGCCGACGAGCGTCGCGTCCGGGAGGGCCTGGCCGACGGGGTTCGCGGTGCCGTCGACGAACCCGAGCAGGTCCCGCACGTCGAAGGAGCGGAAGCCGACGGTCTCGTCCACGACCTCGACGGCGTCGCCGAGCAGGTCGAGGAGCTGCCGCTCGAACTCGAAGCACAGGTCGCGTCGCGCGGCTCGGATGTGGAGCAGCACGTCGCCGGGTGTCGACGGCGCGGTGTGCCGGTCGCCGACGACCGTCGGGAACACGTGGAGTTCGCTCGGCAGCGGACCCCGGGTGAGTCCGCCCCAGACCCGCGCCCCGATCCCGACCGTGCACGACAGGGCGGCGTCGAGGTCGCGGAAGGCGACGTTCTTGAGTACGTCCGCGACGCTCGCCAGCGTGCTGCGGACGGTGTCCATGGCGCCCGCCGCATCGCTCACGGTCAGCACGAGGAACACGGCCGTCCCGCTGAGCGGTGCGTCGACGGCCTGCGGCTCGATCGGCACCCGATGCGAGGAACTCGTCATCGCGGGAGCTCCTCGGCGCCCGCGGTGCGGGGGTGCAGCTGCCGGACCGGGGCGATCGCCCGCCGTCCGTCCCGCGCTCGCCGAGCCCCGGACGGAGCCGACGCGCGTCCCGACGCCGGCGTCCGGTCGTTCCACAGGCGCAGCAGCTTCAGCGTCAGGTGCAGCGTGCTCCGCTTCCAGCCGTCCGCAAGGGCTTCCCGCACGACCTCCGGCATCGTGTCCAGGCGGTAGTAGAGCGTCGTGCGGTGGATGTGCAGGCGCTCGCAGGCGGCGACGACGTTGCAGCCGGCGTCGAGGTAGGTCTCGATGGTCTCCAGCCGGACGGGGTCGGCGTGCCGCAACTCGTCGGCGGCGGGAGACACCGCGGTGATGAGGGAGGGGTCCGCCTCGATCGCATGGAGCAACCGCCAACCGCCGAGCTCCTCGGCCCGGGTCGAACCGACCGCCTGGCCGACCTGCCCCACGATGTCGGCCGCCGTGCGCGCCTCGTCGACCGCGTGCAGCAGGTCGTCCTCGTCGGCGTGGAGGGAGGCGGACCCGATCGCGGACACCCGGACCCCTGTCGGGACGACGGAGCCGATCCAGTCGGCGACGGTCCCGGGCGCCCGGCGTTCCGAGGTCACCAGGACGAACTCGCCGAGCTGCTCGAGCACGATCGTGTGGTCCCGGCCACCGTGGCGGAGGGCGCGGGCGAACTCGTCGCGCTGTTGGACGCTCGTCGTGGAGAGCAGGACGGAGCGCACGACGACGTCACCGTAGGCGTCGAGCCAGCGTCGGGTCCGAGCGGTGTGCAGGGCCCGCCGCCGACGGTCGCGGTGGTCGCAGAGCAGGTCGCCGAGGACGAAGGCCCGGTCGTCGGGGACGGACCAGGCGCTGTCCATGGTGTCGCTCGTGCTGCGTTCGCCGTTCATCGGTGCCCCTCCGCGCGGATGGATACGAGTGCTGTCCCGCTCAAGCTAGGGCGGTGGGTCCCGGCGAGCGTGGCCCGCCGAGAACCACCCTGCGGCTCATGGCCGGAGTGGCGTGATGCCCTGGGCCTCCCTCGGGAAGGTCGCCAGGGTCGCCTCGTCGATGTTCAGGTGCGCGGCGACGAGCGACGGCGGGACGTGCGCCAACCAGTTCGCGAGCGACACCTCCTCGTACCGGTCGGTGCGGAACACCTCGAGGAACTGGAGGACGTCGTCGCCGGTGTTCTCGACGTAGTGCCCGAGGTTCCTCTTCACGACGCCGATGTCGCCGGGCCGGAAGTCGGTCGTGTTCGCGTGCGGGCCGGTGTTGAAGACGGTCATGCGGGCGGACCCGCGCAGGTAGTACTGCCACTCGTCGGCGTTCGGGTGCCAGTGCAGCTCACGCATCGAGCCTGGCTCGACGGTGACCAGCGCGGCGGCGACGGACTGCGACAGCGGGAAGTTGGTGCTGTCGGCGATCTGGATGCTGCCACCGCTGTTGCGGTGGAGCGGCTTCGACCGCGAGAGACGGAAGATGATCGGTTCGGAGGCGCCCCACTCGACGCCGGCGTCCTCCTGGTCCTTCGCGAGCGGGCCAGGCTCGTCACCGGGGAAGATCCACAGGTTGTGCAGCGGGATGTCCGAGAAGGTCTCCTGGGCGACCCCGAAGTTCTTGGCCAGGACGTCCGGGGGCGTATGCGCGAACCAGTCCGTGAGGAGCAGGGTGTTCGACTCCGACTGCTCGCCGTCGTCGAAGGCGAGCACGAACTCGGCGCCGTCGGGCCCGAGGCCCTGGAGGGAGTGCGGCGTGCCCGCGGGGAAGAACCACAGGTCGCCCTCCTCGACGTCCTCCACGCTCGGCAGCCCGGACCGGCTCAGGGTCGTCACCCGGCATTTCCCCCGGGTCATGACGGCCCACTCCGCCGTCTGGTGCCAGTGGAGCTCGCGGATGCCACCGGCCTCGAGGTACATGTTGACGCCGGCGATCTCGTCGGAGATCGCGAAGTCCTGCTTGGTCACCTCGCGCGCCCAGCCGCCGTCCTGGACCCGACGGGGCGAGATGTTGAAGGACGACCAGAAGAACGCCTGCGTGCTGATGTCGGTGCCGGGAGCGTCGATCTGGTTCGGGAACTGACTCGCGATGGCCGGGTTCTGCGGTCCGGTCATCCGCGTGCTCTGCGGATGGAGGAGGGTGTTCTCCTCGCCCTCCGCCGGAAGGTCCGGGTTGCCCAACCGTGGGGCGTCGTGGTGGGGGACGGTGGCGTCCGTCGAATCCATGGTGATCCTCCTCAGGTTGCCGCGGCGCTGGGCCGATGCCCTCCAGCAGACCAGCAGCCGGCGGTGGTGGCTTCCTGCGGACGTCGGAACCTCGTCCGACACGGGTTCCGGACGGATCAGTCCGCGTCCGGTTGGGCCTCGTCCGACACCCGTGCGGCGAGGCGCGCGAGCAGCACTTCGGACTCCGCGTCGCAGGCCCGCCAGATCACCAGGCTCAGCCCGAAGTGCTCGGGGACCTGCAACTGCAGGTACCGCAGTTCGAGCGGACCCACCTCGGCGAGGGTGAAGGTGAAGGTCTCCGCAGCACCCGGTTCGGCCCCGGGATCGAGGTCGACCCAAGCCCGCGCGAAACCCCGGTTGCCGGCGCGGAGTTCATCGACGAGGCGCTCGAACACGTCGTCCCACTCATGCGTGCCGAGCGAGCTGCGCAGCGCGCCGACGACGTGGTCGGTGACGAGCTCGGGTTCGGGGCTCGCCCGGAGGACCTCCGGTCTGAGGAAGGTCGATCGCAGCAGGTTGGCCCCCGGACGGAACGCGACCGACAACGACCGCGCGAGCCGGTTCGCATGGAGCACGGTGAAGTGCCGGTCGTGGAGGAACGCCGGAACCGCGGACCAGGCGTCGACGAGGTCCACCAGGTCCCGCGGGAGCTGTTCGGACGGTTCGGGCCCAACCATGCGACCACGATAGTGACGGTCCGCGGAACCCGGGTGGGACGCGCAGGGCCACGATCGCGAGACGTCCGACGACGGGCCGACATGTCCAGAAACAGCCCAGAACGGACCGGGAACGGATCCATCGGTCGGCCCGGGATCGGCGATGATGGGCTTCGACTCCATACGCTCTCTCAGACGGACGTGGTGATGCCCTCAGCTCGGTTCTCGAATGCGCTCGGCGAGTTCCTGCGCGCTCGCCGAGAGGTCGTGCAGCCCGAACAGGTCGGGATCCGTGGCGGAGCCAGCCGTCGAGTGCCCGGGTTGCGCCGCGAGGAGGTCGCCCAGCTGGCCAGCATCAGTCCGGAGTACTACCTGCGGATCGAGCAGGGGCGCGTGCATCGGCCCTCCGAACAGGTGTTGCTGGGTCTCGCCAGGGCGTTGCTGCTCGACGACAACGGGCGGCGGTACCTGCTCCGCCTCGTCAGTCCGAGGCCGTTCATCCGAGCGGTCGACGAGCGCGCGTTCACGGTGGACGAACGGGTGGCCCGGTTGCTCACGCACTGGTCGGCGACGCCGGCGTACGTGAGCGACCGCAACCAGTACGTCCTCGCGGCGAACCCGCTCGCCCGGCTGTGGGTCCCCGCCGGCATGCTCGACCCGGGGGTCAACCTGCTCGTGTCCGCCTTCGAGCAGTACGCCGACTTCCGGGCGAGCACCCCGCCCGAAGCGCCGGAGGTCGACCGCATCCACCGGGAGTGGGAGGGGACCCTGCGCGATCTCACCGCACCGCTGCGCTACTACGGGCGACCGGACGATCCGCGCCTGCAGGAGATCGTCGGCATGCTGTCGGCGAGGCATCCGGTGTTCCGGACCATCTGGGCCGAGCACCTCGTCAAACCGCAGACGTCCAAGCGGACGCGCACGTTCATCGAGCCGCTCGGCTGGGTCGACTTCCGGTCGCAGACCTTCGAGGTCCCGCAGACCGACCAGTTCCTCACGGTGTTCTTCGGTGAGCGCGGTTCAGCGGCTGCGGCGGCGATCGCCTACCTCGCCGCCGGTGAGGCTGCTCAGGGGGCGGACACCGGATCGCTCGGCGACACCGGGTCGTCGCCGAGGACGTCGGCGGAGAGTCGTCGCAACGCTGCGCGCGATGCCGGTCCGGACGGGACGAACACCATCAGGAGGTCGCCCTCCGGGCCGGGTGCGCTCAGCAGGTTGTAGACCATCTCGATGTCGCCGACCGCTGTGGGGAAGTGGATGGGCCCGGAGGTCTCCACCGGTTCCTCCGGGGCGGCCCAGGTGCGGGCGAAGTCGCGCGACATCGCCGAGAGCTCACCGATGATCCGTGCCGAGGCACGATCGGTGTCGTGCTCGTCGACGGAGCGCTTGAGGAGCACCGCCGTCGTCGCGGACATGCGGTTCCAGCCGGCGTCCTCCGCCACGCGGTCGGGTGAGAGGAAGGCGAACCGGGCCAGGTTGACGCCGGCTTGGAACGCCGGTGACAGGCGTGACGCCGCAGGGTTGGCCTCGATGACGTCGAGCGTGCGATCGCAGAGCACCACGGGCACCTCACGCCAGGAGGCGATGAAGTCCTTGACCCGGTCCCGGCGTGCTCGGACGCCC is part of the Plantibacter sp. Leaf314 genome and encodes:
- a CDS encoding GlxA family transcriptional regulator, with translation MSPPQPVTRPRDGLGTPPRRRRVGVFLFDQVKTLDFVGPAEVFTEANQRVDGYDVRFFSHDGRDVVTSMGLRVGVDAAAADSGPLDLVIVPGSESAPQVYRPDEVQAAVRLLASRADRVASICSGAFALAVTGLLDGKSATTHWKFTGALAAAYPSIDVRPDSIFVRDGDTYSSAGVAAGIDLALAIVEEDHGADVARSIAQLLLVYMRRSGGQSQFSASVRAKPARTSIAKAVADYIHGDPTRAGSLADIAAHANVGVRHLNRVIRDELGMTPIQYVGSLRLDVALGMLEAGDTVGEVAAAAGYASPIAFRRAFAARYNTTPSEYQRRFRTTGAGAVETSLPSRAGAAADAGSPLQRSPR
- a CDS encoding family 1 encapsulin nanocompartment shell protein, with the translated sequence MNHLFRHLAPITAETWQMLDDEARTRLTPVLGGRRVVDFAGPLGWEHSSTDVGRVGAVVDAPLDGVIARRRTVLPLTEVRADFVLSRGELDSAARGALDVDLSPLDDAVTSLSTVENTAILAEWPAAGYTGISAASPHQPLPREDDPTRFAQVVAAAVETLARAGIGGPYALAVDTPGWVSVAGGNDAGGARLSSHLESILGGGIVWTPGIEGAVVISRRGGDFLFESGQDIALGYAAHTADSVSLYLEESFSFRVVTPEAAIAIR
- a CDS encoding Dyp-type peroxidase, coding for MTSSSHRVPIEPQAVDAPLSGTAVFLVLTVSDAAGAMDTVRSTLASVADVLKNVAFRDLDAALSCTVGIGARVWGGLTRGPLPSELHVFPTVVGDRHTAPSTPGDVLLHIRAARRDLCFEFERQLLDLLGDAVEVVDETVGFRSFDVRDLLGFVDGTANPVGQALPDATLVGDEDPAFAGGSYVVVQKYTHPLDRWRALTTEQQEAIIGRTKAENIELDDAETGQKSHKTLSTIVVDGAEHDILRDNMPFGSPAHGEFGTYFIGYARRLWVIERMLQRMFVGDPPGLHDRLLDFSTAQTGSVFFAPSAAFLEAMDDDPDPAVPDAPTTTTDTPATPPADGSLGLGSLRPADDRTTS
- a CDS encoding CdaR family transcriptional regulator yields the protein MNGERSTSDTMDSAWSVPDDRAFVLGDLLCDHRDRRRRALHTARTRRWLDAYGDVVVRSVLLSTTSVQQRDEFARALRHGGRDHTIVLEQLGEFVLVTSERRAPGTVADWIGSVVPTGVRVSAIGSASLHADEDDLLHAVDEARTAADIVGQVGQAVGSTRAEELGGWRLLHAIEADPSLITAVSPAADELRHADPVRLETIETYLDAGCNVVAACERLHIHRTTLYYRLDTMPEVVREALADGWKRSTLHLTLKLLRLWNDRTPASGRASAPSGARRARDGRRAIAPVRQLHPRTAGAEELPR
- a CDS encoding cupin domain-containing protein; protein product: MDSTDATVPHHDAPRLGNPDLPAEGEENTLLHPQSTRMTGPQNPAIASQFPNQIDAPGTDISTQAFFWSSFNISPRRVQDGGWAREVTKQDFAISDEIAGVNMYLEAGGIRELHWHQTAEWAVMTRGKCRVTTLSRSGLPSVEDVEEGDLWFFPAGTPHSLQGLGPDGAEFVLAFDDGEQSESNTLLLTDWFAHTPPDVLAKNFGVAQETFSDIPLHNLWIFPGDEPGPLAKDQEDAGVEWGASEPIIFRLSRSKPLHRNSGGSIQIADSTNFPLSQSVAAALVTVEPGSMRELHWHPNADEWQYYLRGSARMTVFNTGPHANTTDFRPGDIGVVKRNLGHYVENTGDDVLQFLEVFRTDRYEEVSLANWLAHVPPSLVAAHLNIDEATLATFPREAQGITPLRP